One Pagrus major chromosome 11, Pma_NU_1.0 genomic region harbors:
- the lhx9 gene encoding LIM/homeobox protein Lhx9 isoform X3 encodes MEVVGCKTEAGSCTLRPGPGAMLFHGISGDHIQGIMEEMERRSKTESRLAKGMQLNGRESTMPSMSPEKPALCAGCGGKISDRYYLLAVDKQWHLRCLKCCECKLALESELTCFAKDGSIYCKEDYYRRFSVQRCARCHLGISASEMVMRARDSVYHLSCFTCTTCNKTLTTGDHFGMKDSLVYCRLHFETLVQGPDYHPQLNFAELAAKGGGLSLPYFNGTGTAQKGRPRKRKSPAMGIDIPSYNTGCNENDTDHLDRDQQAYAPTQKTKRMRTSFKHHQLRTMKSYFAINHNPDAKDLKQLAQKTGLTKRVLQGEQILGHYSHTSRRLKIP; translated from the exons ATGGAAGTTGTGGGCTGCAAGACAGAGGCAGGCAGTTGCACGTTGCGTCCAGGACCGGGAGCCATGCTTTTCCACGGGATCTCCGGGGATCACATCCAAGGGAtcatggaggagatggagagacgGTCGAAAACGGAGTCGCGCCTGGCGAAGGGCATGCAGCTGAACGGGAGAGAGTCG aCCATGCCTTCAATGAGCCCGGAGAAGCCTGCTCTGTGCGCCGGCTGTGGCGGCAAGATTTCGGATAGATACTACCTCCTGGCCGTGGACAAACAGTGGCACCTGCGGTGTCTCAAATGCTGTGAATGTAAACTCGCGCTGGAGTCGGAGCTAACGTGTTTTGCCAAGGATGGGAGTATCTATTGCAAGGAGGATTACTACAG AAGGTTCTCCGTGCAGAGGTGCGCACGCTGCCACCTCGGGATATCGGCCTCGGAGATGGTGATGCGGGCGCGCGACTCCGTGTACCACCTGAGCTGCTTCACTTGCACCACCTGCAACAAGACGCTGACCACCGGCGACCACTTCGGCATGAAGGACAGCCTGGTGTACTGCCGGCTCCACTTCGAGACGCTGGTGCAGGGACCGGACTACCACCCCCAGCTCAACTTCGCCGAGCTGGCTGCCAAGGGCGGCGGCCTCTCCTTACCCTACTTCAACGGCACCGGCACGGCGCAGAAGGGAAGGCCGCGCAAGAGGAAGAGCCCGGCCATGGGGATAGATATACCCAGCTACAACACAG GTTGTAACGAGAATGACACCGATCACTTGGACCGGGACCAGCAGGCCTACGCTCCAACACAGAAGACCAAACGCATGCGGACCTCCTTCAAGCACCATCAGCTGCGGACAATGAAATCCTACTTTGCCATCAACCACAACCCAGATGCCAAGGACTTAAAGCAGCTGGCCCAGAAAACGGGCCTCACTAAGAGAGTTCTACAG GGAGAACAAATCTTGGGGCATTACAGCCATACATCCCGACGTTTGAAAATTCCCTAA
- the lhx9 gene encoding LIM/homeobox protein Lhx9 isoform X2: MEVVGCKTEAGSCTLRPGPGAMLFHGISGDHIQGIMEEMERRSKTESRLAKGMQLNGRESTMPSMSPEKPALCAGCGGKISDRYYLLAVDKQWHLRCLKCCECKLALESELTCFAKDGSIYCKEDYYRFSVQRCARCHLGISASEMVMRARDSVYHLSCFTCTTCNKTLTTGDHFGMKDSLVYCRLHFETLVQGPDYHPQLNFAELAAKGGGLSLPYFNGTGTAQKGRPRKRKSPAMGIDIPSYNTGCNENDTDHLDRDQQAYAPTQKTKRMRTSFKHHQLRTMKSYFAINHNPDAKDLKQLAQKTGLTKRVLQVWFQNARAKFRRNVLRQENGGVDKADGTSLPPPSSDSGALTPPSSAATLTDLTNPSITVVTSVTSSLDSHDSGSPSQTTLTNLF, from the exons ATGGAAGTTGTGGGCTGCAAGACAGAGGCAGGCAGTTGCACGTTGCGTCCAGGACCGGGAGCCATGCTTTTCCACGGGATCTCCGGGGATCACATCCAAGGGAtcatggaggagatggagagacgGTCGAAAACGGAGTCGCGCCTGGCGAAGGGCATGCAGCTGAACGGGAGAGAGTCG aCCATGCCTTCAATGAGCCCGGAGAAGCCTGCTCTGTGCGCCGGCTGTGGCGGCAAGATTTCGGATAGATACTACCTCCTGGCCGTGGACAAACAGTGGCACCTGCGGTGTCTCAAATGCTGTGAATGTAAACTCGCGCTGGAGTCGGAGCTAACGTGTTTTGCCAAGGATGGGAGTATCTATTGCAAGGAGGATTACTACAG GTTCTCCGTGCAGAGGTGCGCACGCTGCCACCTCGGGATATCGGCCTCGGAGATGGTGATGCGGGCGCGCGACTCCGTGTACCACCTGAGCTGCTTCACTTGCACCACCTGCAACAAGACGCTGACCACCGGCGACCACTTCGGCATGAAGGACAGCCTGGTGTACTGCCGGCTCCACTTCGAGACGCTGGTGCAGGGACCGGACTACCACCCCCAGCTCAACTTCGCCGAGCTGGCTGCCAAGGGCGGCGGCCTCTCCTTACCCTACTTCAACGGCACCGGCACGGCGCAGAAGGGAAGGCCGCGCAAGAGGAAGAGCCCGGCCATGGGGATAGATATACCCAGCTACAACACAG GTTGTAACGAGAATGACACCGATCACTTGGACCGGGACCAGCAGGCCTACGCTCCAACACAGAAGACCAAACGCATGCGGACCTCCTTCAAGCACCATCAGCTGCGGACAATGAAATCCTACTTTGCCATCAACCACAACCCAGATGCCAAGGACTTAAAGCAGCTGGCCCAGAAAACGGGCCTCACTAAGAGAGTTCTACAG GTTTGGTTCCAAAACGCAAGAGCCAAATTCAGAAGGAACGTTTTGCGACAGGAGAATGGAGGTGTTGATAAGGCTGATGGCACCTCACTCCCTCCACCCTCATCTGACAGTGGGGCCCTGACCCCCCCCTCCAGCGCGGCCACACTAACAGACCTGACAAACCCCTCTATCACTGTAGTGACCTCCGTCACCTCTAGTTTGGACAGCCATGATTCGGGGAGTCCTTCGCAAACTACCTTGACAAACCTTTTCTAA
- the lhx9 gene encoding LIM/homeobox protein Lhx9 isoform X1, which translates to MEVVGCKTEAGSCTLRPGPGAMLFHGISGDHIQGIMEEMERRSKTESRLAKGMQLNGRESTMPSMSPEKPALCAGCGGKISDRYYLLAVDKQWHLRCLKCCECKLALESELTCFAKDGSIYCKEDYYRRFSVQRCARCHLGISASEMVMRARDSVYHLSCFTCTTCNKTLTTGDHFGMKDSLVYCRLHFETLVQGPDYHPQLNFAELAAKGGGLSLPYFNGTGTAQKGRPRKRKSPAMGIDIPSYNTGCNENDTDHLDRDQQAYAPTQKTKRMRTSFKHHQLRTMKSYFAINHNPDAKDLKQLAQKTGLTKRVLQVWFQNARAKFRRNVLRQENGGVDKADGTSLPPPSSDSGALTPPSSAATLTDLTNPSITVVTSVTSSLDSHDSGSPSQTTLTNLF; encoded by the exons ATGGAAGTTGTGGGCTGCAAGACAGAGGCAGGCAGTTGCACGTTGCGTCCAGGACCGGGAGCCATGCTTTTCCACGGGATCTCCGGGGATCACATCCAAGGGAtcatggaggagatggagagacgGTCGAAAACGGAGTCGCGCCTGGCGAAGGGCATGCAGCTGAACGGGAGAGAGTCG aCCATGCCTTCAATGAGCCCGGAGAAGCCTGCTCTGTGCGCCGGCTGTGGCGGCAAGATTTCGGATAGATACTACCTCCTGGCCGTGGACAAACAGTGGCACCTGCGGTGTCTCAAATGCTGTGAATGTAAACTCGCGCTGGAGTCGGAGCTAACGTGTTTTGCCAAGGATGGGAGTATCTATTGCAAGGAGGATTACTACAG AAGGTTCTCCGTGCAGAGGTGCGCACGCTGCCACCTCGGGATATCGGCCTCGGAGATGGTGATGCGGGCGCGCGACTCCGTGTACCACCTGAGCTGCTTCACTTGCACCACCTGCAACAAGACGCTGACCACCGGCGACCACTTCGGCATGAAGGACAGCCTGGTGTACTGCCGGCTCCACTTCGAGACGCTGGTGCAGGGACCGGACTACCACCCCCAGCTCAACTTCGCCGAGCTGGCTGCCAAGGGCGGCGGCCTCTCCTTACCCTACTTCAACGGCACCGGCACGGCGCAGAAGGGAAGGCCGCGCAAGAGGAAGAGCCCGGCCATGGGGATAGATATACCCAGCTACAACACAG GTTGTAACGAGAATGACACCGATCACTTGGACCGGGACCAGCAGGCCTACGCTCCAACACAGAAGACCAAACGCATGCGGACCTCCTTCAAGCACCATCAGCTGCGGACAATGAAATCCTACTTTGCCATCAACCACAACCCAGATGCCAAGGACTTAAAGCAGCTGGCCCAGAAAACGGGCCTCACTAAGAGAGTTCTACAG GTTTGGTTCCAAAACGCAAGAGCCAAATTCAGAAGGAACGTTTTGCGACAGGAGAATGGAGGTGTTGATAAGGCTGATGGCACCTCACTCCCTCCACCCTCATCTGACAGTGGGGCCCTGACCCCCCCCTCCAGCGCGGCCACACTAACAGACCTGACAAACCCCTCTATCACTGTAGTGACCTCCGTCACCTCTAGTTTGGACAGCCATGATTCGGGGAGTCCTTCGCAAACTACCTTGACAAACCTTTTCTAA